One genomic region from Streptomyces sp. NBC_01304 encodes:
- a CDS encoding sigma-70 family RNA polymerase sigma factor, whose product MLRRSGRGVSPARAESRARAGAGDSEDPLEPAQEARVRAVLALGGVPQTDLLDGVQQVRLRLLERAATGREAPRDVSAWAAVVASNWAMDWHRSRRRQERVGERLVALRQAPAVVEGAEESRVLSLTVAQGLDELSDLQRQVVVLRFYADLSVRGIADELGIPEGTVKSRLHGAVRALRARLHEDEVV is encoded by the coding sequence TTGCTGCGCAGAAGCGGGAGAGGGGTGTCCCCTGCGCGAGCGGAGTCGAGGGCTCGGGCAGGTGCCGGGGACTCGGAGGATCCGCTCGAGCCGGCCCAGGAGGCCCGGGTGCGGGCCGTCCTCGCGCTCGGTGGCGTACCGCAGACGGATCTGCTCGACGGGGTTCAGCAGGTGCGGCTGCGGCTGCTCGAGCGCGCCGCCACGGGGCGCGAGGCGCCGCGGGACGTGTCGGCGTGGGCGGCGGTCGTCGCGTCCAACTGGGCCATGGACTGGCACCGGTCCCGGCGGCGGCAGGAGCGGGTGGGGGAGCGGCTCGTGGCGCTGCGGCAGGCGCCCGCGGTGGTCGAGGGGGCCGAGGAGTCACGGGTCCTCTCGCTGACCGTGGCGCAGGGCCTGGACGAGCTGTCCGACCTGCAGCGTCAGGTGGTGGTCCTGCGCTTCTACGCGGACCTCTCGGTGCGCGGCATCGCGGACGAGCTGGGCATTCCGGAGGGCACGGTGAAGAGCAGGCTGCACGGCGCGGTCCGGGCGCTGCGGGCCCGGCTGCACGAGGACGAGGTGGTGTGA